The genomic segment CCTTCCGTCCCCGAATTCTATATCGGTGATTCTCTCCGCATCCGCCAGATTCTTACCAACCTGATAGGGAACGCCGTAAAATTCACGGATAGCGGTAAGGTCACCCTAGGAGTGGAAAGACAGGGAGAGAATCTGCACTTTTATGTGAAGGACACCGGGATAGGAATCCATTCCGATCGATTGGAAAAGATTTTCGAACCTTTTACGCAAGCGGACGTCTCCACTTCCAGACGTTTCGGCGGAACGGGACTCGGGACCACTATATGCAAACAACTCACGGAACTCATGGGGGGCAAAATTTGGGCGGAGAGTGTGCTCGGAGAAGGAAGCACCTTCCATGTGTTACTGCCTCTGCACGAAGGCGGCAGCTCAGGACAGGAAAGGGTATCGGGAAGCGATTTCATTCTACCCGCTTTAAAAATCCTGGTCGTGGACGACATGGAAAAGAATACCGAATTAGTCCGTCTTTTACTTCGAAACCAGGGACATACGATAATCGTGGTTCATAGCGGAGAAGAAGCGGTGCAGGTGGCCACTTCGGAATCCTTCGACCTGATTCTTATGGATGTCCATATGCCGGGTCTGGACGGTAGACAAGCGACTCAAGTTATTCGCATGCACGAAACTCAGGAAGAAAGCCGCAGGACTCCTATTATAGCCCTGACCGCAAGCGTCCTCCCCGACGATAGGGCCGCAGTGGAAGAAGCAGGGATGGACGGATTCATCGCTAAACCGGTGGACGTAAGCGAAATGATCTCCGAAATCGCGAGAGTATTAGGGTATTCGAATGTAATAAATAAGGAGAAGCCGACGACGGTCCCTTCTTTCGGACCGGAGGAAGTTTGGGATCCGGCTCGCGCTTCCCGACTTGCGGAACTACTCTCCGATTCTTTAAGAAGAGGTTCTTTCGAAAGCGAATACTTGGAGGAGCTTATGGGATTGATTCATTCTAAAGTCCAAAAAGCGCTGTACGACTCCTTACGGATCAAGATCGAACAATTCGAGTTCGAAGAAGCGCGGAATATTCTCAAGGGAATATCCGTCGAGCTCGGATTGTTTTAGAATACGGGAGATTCCATGGAAAATTTTACCGATTTTAAACCTAAGATTCTAGTCGTGGACGATGAGGCCGCCAATCTTCAAGTCCTCAAACAGATTTTACAGGACGACTATAAACTTCTATTTGCGAAGGACGGTTTTAAGGCGATAGAACTCGCAATTTCGGAAAAACCGAATCTAATTCTCTTGGACGTCATGATGCCCGGACTTACGGGCCACGAGACCTGTAAGAGATTGATCCAAGAGCCGACTACTTCCAGGATTCCGGTAATATTCGTGACCGCCATGGCGGAAGAAGAGGACGAAGCGGACGGTTTCGCCTCGGGAGCCGTCGACTATATCACGAAACCTGTAAGTCCGGCGATCGTAAAGGCGAGAGTGAAAACCCATCTTTCCCTGGTTAGAAACGAGGAACTCGTAGAGACCAGATTGCAAATCATACAAAGATTAGGGCTCGCGGCCGAATACAAGGACAACGAAACAGGCCTACACGTAATCCGGATGAGCCATTATTCCAAGACATTGGCAAGTGCATTAGGTTATTCTAATGATTACGCGGAAAAGATCCTACATGCCTCTCCTATGCACGATATCGGTAAGATAGGGATCCCGGACAATATCCTGCAAAAACCGGGCAAACTCACTCCCGAAGAATGGGAGGTCATGAAAAGACATCCTAATATCGGCGCTGAAATCATAGGAGACCACGACTCCAATCTTTTGCAGGTGGCAAAAAGTATCGCCCAGAACCACCACGAAAAATGGGACGGCTCCGGATATCCGAACGGATTCCAAGGTGAAGGTATTCCCATAGAGGCGAGAATTGTGGCCTTGGCGGACGTATTCGACGCTTTGACGACCGAAAGACCCTATAAAAAGGCCTGGGAGATTTCCGACGCGATCGAATTCATCCGAAAGGAATCCGGAAAGCATTTCGATCCGAATCTAGTTCCCGTTTTCCTGGACCAAATGCCGGAACTTCTAAAAATACGGGATCGTTGGGCGGAAAAATAATTCTTAAAGGACGCCCTTAGGGGGAAGCAATAATATCTCGTCCTGATTGAATGTCCGGGGTTGAGAATATACATTGGCGAGCAATTCCGCCGCGTCCGCAACAGGGATCATGTCTTTCCTATCGAATCCTTCTCTCCCGTCCCAGATGGACGTGTCGATCGCGCCCGCATAAACGACGCTCACTCGAATGCCCCTATTCTTAACTTCTTCCCGGATCGCTTTTGCAAAACCTGCGATCCCGTGTTTGGAAGCGCAATAGGGAGAAGATTCCGGAA from the Leptospira wolffii serovar Khorat str. Khorat-H2 genome contains:
- a CDS encoding two-component system response regulator, producing the protein MENFTDFKPKILVVDDEAANLQVLKQILQDDYKLLFAKDGFKAIELAISEKPNLILLDVMMPGLTGHETCKRLIQEPTTSRIPVIFVTAMAEEEDEADGFASGAVDYITKPVSPAIVKARVKTHLSLVRNEELVETRLQIIQRLGLAAEYKDNETGLHVIRMSHYSKTLASALGYSNDYAEKILHASPMHDIGKIGIPDNILQKPGKLTPEEWEVMKRHPNIGAEIIGDHDSNLLQVAKSIAQNHHEKWDGSGYPNGFQGEGIPIEARIVALADVFDALTTERPYKKAWEISDAIEFIRKESGKHFDPNLVPVFLDQMPELLKIRDRWAEK